In a single window of the Bos taurus isolate L1 Dominette 01449 registration number 42190680 breed Hereford chromosome 23, ARS-UCD2.0, whole genome shotgun sequence genome:
- the LOC112443864 gene encoding MHC class I polypeptide-related sequence B isoform X1 — MDLRARLPHSSVLRRGSSGPPAFLRSRSLWRADKIWAMGLSRVWLFLDGLAFFVLLGNAAGSHSLCYNITVLSQDGSVQASSFAEGYLDRQTFLHYDHKKGRAEPWGEWAEKLAAETWETESTDLNESWKELRKLLAEILSLQKEKGGLHSLQETVGCSINEDSHPRGFRLLYFNGELLLSCYPEPHGCTLPQSSARTLAMEMELSKHYQAHVQGELCRRLRSYLESWLGFTERTELPAVNVTYSQDSEGMVHLTGKAFGFFPRSISVVWFRDEEPMSWNDQESGDVLSDGNGTYYTWETVKIPQGEEQWVKCIVEHSRNHSSHLAPLGKTLAHQSSWWIVSVSVAVVFIIGFCVYCYIKKRKTASATGRPEPIRLQDLEQFQTEPTDHNGLTHPEFQSLCHTPAPSV; from the exons ATGGATTTGCGGGCCCGACTTCCCCACAGCTCAGTTCTCCGCCGCGGTTCCTCGGGTCCGCCAGCTTTCCTTCGGTCCCGGAGCCTCTGGCGGGCAGACAAGATCTGGGCCATGGGGCTCTCTCGTGTCTGGCTGTTTCTAGACGGCCTTGCCTTTTTTGTGCTCCTGGGTAACGCCGCCG GATCGCACAGTCTTTGTTACAACATCACGGTGCTGTCCCAGGATGGATCTGTGCAGGCCAGCTCTTTTGCTGAGGGATACTTGGATCGTCAGACCTTCCTGCACTATGATCACAAAAAAGGCAGGGCAGAGCCCTGGGGAGAGTGGGCTGAAAAACTGGCAGCAGAGACATGGGAGACAGAGTCCACGGACTTGAATGAGAGCTGGAAGGAGCTTAGAAAACTTCTAGCAGAAATCCTGTCCctgcagaaagagaaaggag gcTTACATTCCCTCCAGGAGACCGTGGGCTGTAGTATCAATGAAGACAGCCACCCCCGGGGCTTCCGGCTTCTGTACTTCAATGGGGAGCTCCTCCTCTCCTGCTACCCGGAGCCCCACGGATGTACCCTGCCCCAGTCCTCGGCTCGGACCTTGGCCATGGAAATGGAGTTAAGCAAGCATTACCAGGCCCACGTGCAGGGAGAACTTTGTAGGAGACTGCGGAGCTACCTGGAATCCTGGCTGGGCTTCACGGAGAGGACAG AGCTCCCAGCCGTGAATGTGACCTACAGCCAGGACTCAGAGGGCATGGTCCACCTCACAGGCAAGGCTTTTGGCTTCTTTCCCCGAAGTATCTCAGTGGTCTGGTTTCGGGATGAGGAACCCATGAGCTGGAACGACCAGGAGTCTGGGGATGTCCTGTCTGATGGGAATGGGACCTACTACACCTGGGAAACTGTAAAAATTCCCCAAGGAGAGGAACAGTGGGTCAAGTGCATTGTGGAACACAGCAGGAATCACAGTTCACACCTCGCACCCTTGG GAAAGACCCTGGCGCACCAGAGCTCATGGTGGATCGTGAGcgtttctgttgctgttgtttttatcaTCGGATTTTGTGTCTATTGttatattaagaagaggaagaCAGCATCAGCTacagggaggccag agCCTATTAGACTACAAGACCTGGAACAATTCCAGACGGAACCAACTGATCATAATGGCCTCACACACCCAGAATTTCAGTCCTTGTGTCACACTCCGGCTCCATCAGTTTAA
- the LOC112443864 gene encoding MHC class I polypeptide-related sequence B isoform X2 has product MDLRARLPHSSVLRRGSSGPPAFLRSRSLWRADKIWAMGLSRVWLFLDGLAFFVLLGNAAGSHSLCYNITVLSQDGSVQASSFAEGYLDRQTFLHYDHKKGRAEPWGEWAEKLAAETWETESTDLNESWKELRKLLAEILSLQKEKGGLHSLQETVGCSINEDSHPRGFRLLYFNGELLLSCYPEPHGCTLPQSSARTLAMEMELSKHYQAHVQGELCRRLRSYLESWLGFTERTELPAVNVTYSQDSEGMVHLTGKTLAHQSSWWIVSVSVAVVFIIGFCVYCYIKKRKTASATGRPEPIRLQDLEQFQTEPTDHNGLTHPEFQSLCHTPAPSV; this is encoded by the exons ATGGATTTGCGGGCCCGACTTCCCCACAGCTCAGTTCTCCGCCGCGGTTCCTCGGGTCCGCCAGCTTTCCTTCGGTCCCGGAGCCTCTGGCGGGCAGACAAGATCTGGGCCATGGGGCTCTCTCGTGTCTGGCTGTTTCTAGACGGCCTTGCCTTTTTTGTGCTCCTGGGTAACGCCGCCG GATCGCACAGTCTTTGTTACAACATCACGGTGCTGTCCCAGGATGGATCTGTGCAGGCCAGCTCTTTTGCTGAGGGATACTTGGATCGTCAGACCTTCCTGCACTATGATCACAAAAAAGGCAGGGCAGAGCCCTGGGGAGAGTGGGCTGAAAAACTGGCAGCAGAGACATGGGAGACAGAGTCCACGGACTTGAATGAGAGCTGGAAGGAGCTTAGAAAACTTCTAGCAGAAATCCTGTCCctgcagaaagagaaaggag gcTTACATTCCCTCCAGGAGACCGTGGGCTGTAGTATCAATGAAGACAGCCACCCCCGGGGCTTCCGGCTTCTGTACTTCAATGGGGAGCTCCTCCTCTCCTGCTACCCGGAGCCCCACGGATGTACCCTGCCCCAGTCCTCGGCTCGGACCTTGGCCATGGAAATGGAGTTAAGCAAGCATTACCAGGCCCACGTGCAGGGAGAACTTTGTAGGAGACTGCGGAGCTACCTGGAATCCTGGCTGGGCTTCACGGAGAGGACAG AGCTCCCAGCCGTGAATGTGACCTACAGCCAGGACTCAGAGGGCATGGTCCACCTCACAG GAAAGACCCTGGCGCACCAGAGCTCATGGTGGATCGTGAGcgtttctgttgctgttgtttttatcaTCGGATTTTGTGTCTATTGttatattaagaagaggaagaCAGCATCAGCTacagggaggccag agCCTATTAGACTACAAGACCTGGAACAATTCCAGACGGAACCAACTGATCATAATGGCCTCACACACCCAGAATTTCAGTCCTTGTGTCACACTCCGGCTCCATCAGTTTAA
- the POU5F1 gene encoding POU domain, class 5, transcription factor 1, whose translation MAGHLASDFAFSPPPGGGGDGPGGPEPGWVDPRTWMSFQGPPGGSGIGPGVVPGAEVWGLPPCPPPYDLCGGMAYCAPQVGVGPVPPGGLETPQPEGEAGAGVESNSEGASPDPCAAPAGAPKLDKEKLEPNPEESQDIKALQKDLEQFAKLLKQKRITLGYTQADVGLTLGVLFGKVFSQTTICRFEALQLSFKNMCKLRPLLQKWVEEADNNENLQEICKAETLVQARKRKRTSIENRVRGNLESMFLQCPKPTLQQISHIAQQLGLEKDVVRVWFCNRRQKGKRSSSDYSQREDFEAAGSPFTGGPVSFPLAPGPHFGTPGYGGPHFTTLYSSVPFPEGEAFPSVSVTALGSPMHSN comes from the exons ATGGCGGGACACCTCGCTTCTGACTTCGCCTTCTCGCCCCCGCCGGGCGGTGGAGGCGATGGGCCGGGAGGGCCAGAGCCGGGCTGGGTTGATCCTCGGACCTGGATGAGCTTCCAAGGGCCTCCCGGTGGGTCGGGGATCGGGCCGGGGGTTGTGCCTGGCGCCGAGGTGTGGGGGCTTCCCCCGTGCCCCCCGCCCTATGACTTGTGTGGAGGGATGGCCTACTGTGCGCCGCAGGTTGGAGTGGGGCCGGTGCCCCCAGGCGGCCTGGAGACCCCTCAGCCCGAGGGCGAGGCGGGAGCCGGGGTGGAGAGCAACTCCGAGGGGGCCTCCCCGGACCCCTGCGCCGCACCCGCAGGCGCCCCGAAGCTGGACAAGGAGAAGCTGGAGCCGAACCCTGAGGAG TCCCAGGACATCAAAGCTCTTCAGAAAGACCTTGAACAATTTGCCAAGCTCCTAAAGCAGAAGAGGATCACACTAGGATATACCCAGGCCGATGTGGGGCTCACCCTGGGGGTTCTCTTTG GAAAGGTGTTCAGCCAAACGACTATCTGCCGTTTTGAGGCTTTGCAGCTCAGTTTCAAGAACATGTGTAAGCTGCGGCCCCTGCTGCAGAAGTGGGTGGAGGAAGCTGACAACAACGAGAATCtgcaggag ATATGCAAGGCAGAGACCCTTGTGCAGGCCCGAAAGAGAAAGCGGACGAGTATCGAGAACCGAGTGAGAGGCAACCTGGAGAGCATGTTCCTGCAGTGCCCGAAGCCCACCCTGCAGCAAATTAGCCACATCGCCCAGCAGCTCGGGCTGGAGAAAGAC GTGGTCCGAGTGTGGTTTTGCAACCGTCGCCAGAAGGGCAAACGATCAAGCAGTGACTACTCCCAACGTGAGGATTTTGAGGCTGCTGGGTCTCCTTTCACAGGGGGACCCGTATCCTTTCCTCTGGCGCCAGGGCCCCATTTTGGTACCCCAGGCTACGGGGGCCCTCACTTCACTACTCTGTACTCTTCGGTCCCATTCCCTGAGGGTGAGGCCTTTCCCTCGGTGTCTGTCACCGCTCTGGGCTCTCCTATGCATTCAAACTGA
- the TCF19 gene encoding transcription factor 19 — MLPCFQLLRIGVGKGVDLHTFHPPSGAGCTYRLGCRADLCDVTLRPQHEPGFISGVHAELHAERQGDDWRVSLENHSSQGTLVNNVRLPRGHRLELSDGDLLTFGPEGPPGTSPSEFYLFQQVRVKPQDFAAITTPRSRGEEGTGIGFRPMLPSQGAPQRPLSTLSPAPKATLILNSIGSLSKLHSQPLTFSRSGGGPQSPPGPTPTGEVGTAPSAPPPRNRRKSAHRVLEELDDEREAPKSPSPVLLEPRKKLRVEKTPMTPSGNRRGRPRKHPMSNPRAPPAVGGGEPCAAPCCCLPQEETVAWVQCDGCDIWFHVACVGCSIQAAREADFRCPGCRAGIQT, encoded by the exons ATGCTGCCCTGCTTCCAGCTGCTGCGCATTGGGGTCGGCAAGGGTGTCGATCTCCACACCTTCCACCCACCCAGTGGAGCTGGCTGCACCTACCGCTTGGGCTGCAGGGCCGATCTCTGTGATGTGACCCTGCGGCCACAGCACGAGCCAGGCTTCATCTCTGGGGTCCACGCAGAGCTGCATGCGGAGCGCCAGGGTGATGACTGGAGGGTCAGCCTGGAGAACCACAGCAGCCAAG GGACTTTGGTCAATAATGTCCGACTCCCAAGGGGTCACAGGCTGGAGTTGAGTGATGGTGATCTTCTGACCTTTGGCCCTGAAGGGCCCCCAGGAACCAGCCCTTCAGAGTTCTACTTGTTTCAGCAAGTCCGAGTCAAACCTCAAGATTTTGCTGCCATTACCACCCCGCGGTCTAGGGGAGAAGAGGGAACCGGGATTGGTTTCCGGCCCATGCTGCCCTCCCAGGGGGCTCCACAGCGTCCCCTCAgcaccctctccccagcccccaaagCAACCCTGATCCTCAACTCCATTGGCAGCCTCAGCAAGCTCCACTCCCAGCCCCTCACCTTCTCACGGAGTGGGGGTGGGCCACAGAGTCCGCCTGGTCCCACTCCCACCGGGGAAGTGGGGACTGCCccttctgccccacccccaagAAACCGGAGGAAGTCAGCTCACCGCGTGTTGGAAGAACTGGATGATGAGAGAGAGGCTCCCAAGAGCCCCTCACCAGTCTTGCTGGAGCCTAGGAAGAAACTCCGTGTAGAAAAAACCCCAATGACACCCAGTGG AAATCGACGCGGGCGTCCTCGGAAGCACCCAATGAGCAACCCCAGGGCTCCCCCTGCAGTTGGGGGCGGGGAGCCCTGTGCAGCCCCTTGTTGCTGCCTACCCCAAGAAGAGACAGTGGCCTGGGTTCAGTGTGATGGCTGTGACATCTGGTTCCACGTGGCCTGTGTTGGTTGCAGCATTCAGGCTGCCAGGGAGGCCGACTTCCGGTGCCCAGGCTGTCGTGCAGGCATCCAGACCTAA